The genomic stretch GAAATAGAGTGTTTGGAAGAGCTGACCTTGGAGCAGAGCATTGCCGAGTATCTGAAAGATGTCAACGACCCTCGCTGCTGCTCGGAGACCTTGGGGATGACCTGCACCCACTAGCATGCCTGGATGGTTCAAAAAGGCGTGGTATGGGCTGGCGTCTTTACTCAGCTTCTCCTCCTTCATCCTGATCATCGTTGCCCTGGTAGTGCCCCACTGGGTGAGTGGGAAAATCCTTTGTCAGACTGGAGTGGATCTGGTCAATGCCACAGACAGAGAGCTGGTCAAGTTCATTGGGGACATTTACTACGGGCTCTTCCGAGGGTGTAAGGTGCGGCAGTGTGGGCTCGGGGGCCGCCAGTCCCAATTCACAAGTGAGTATATTGGGGGCATGAAAGCTGATTCTAGGCACTCATTTTTGTTAATGTGTAAGAATGCTTATGTCTCATTGTGGAATTTGGCTGCTGCCTCAATGTCAGGCGTAATGTCAAAGTCCACAGTGAAACAAGGGTTCTGGATCTACATCAAAAagatctttccttccttccttgcttccttcttttctttttctgtagaggTGTATAGAAACATTAGAAATAAGGATTTGTGCATTTTTGCAGTTTACCTCTATTAAtaataactattaaaatattgAGGGTTTACATGTGTCAGACATTTTAAGCACCTCACACCACTTGTCTCCTTAAAGCCTTACAACAAAGTTATACAGAAGGAATTGTTAATGTTCCCATTTTCCAGAGGAGTACACTAAGGCTTGGAGAGGTTACATAACTTACCTGAGGTCACCCAGCCAGGAAACAGTAGAGCCGGACTCCAGACCCATGCCACATGACCACAACAAGTGGGTGGAGGCTGCCTGCAGAACTGAACCTTTGGGAAGCATGATGACCACTTCCACATCTACTTTTGTAAAAGCTTCACAGTCTGAGAAAATGCAAAGGGGCACTGTGCTTGGGTTCTGGAATCAGACTACGCCGGCTGGAACCCCTACTGGAAAGTTTACTGGTGGGGAGACCTCAAGCAAGGCACTTGCCTGCTCTCTGTGAACGTGAGCTGGCACAGACTTTGGCTGGCATTCCGTGTGGCATCAGAGCTGCCCAGGATGTAAGCAGAGCAGTCTGCGCAAACAAGAATCCAAGCTGGACTTAGGAACGGGCttctggaaaggaaaaaagaaaacaggcaataTTCTGCAAGTCTTTTGAATCGATGAGATCGCTGGTGAAAAGTGTCCACACAAAACCATAATTAATACCATGCCGATGCAAGGTGATACAGAATGGTATTCGTTCCTTGATTTCTATATTTCAGAATTGTAGTAGTTTATAGAAATCTGGCCAAggtaaatgtattaaatttataAGGACAAAAAGCTGGAACCGTTGACAAATATAATACAAATTGTCATcatttaaatacacaaaaatttacatttgttATGTATATTCAAGATCAATATGTCTGGGCATATTTATATTTACCTAGCAATTAGATTAGACCCTGGATATTGAAAAAATAGCTCCATCAAAATTATAACATAAAACTTGAAAATTacgtaaagaaataaaaataaaagaaatgctaagAGCTAACCATGACAACTACATGGACTACTTGATTCTGAACTAGATGCTGTTGCTATAAAGGATGTCATCGGGACTGTAAAACTTCCCCTTTGCACTCTCAAGGTTCTCTAAACAATctactgacaaaaggcagattaatagggaAAATGGCACACACATTTATTAGCATGCATGGGGAAAATCACGGAGTGATTGTCTGCTGTCTCACTGGGGTACAGATGGTTATATCCTCATCATCTTAGGGGAAAGGGAGATGGGGAAGTGTGGATGATTTTAGGGGActagtaaattatttttagggAAATTCAATGGGCTTAAAGAACATACAGTGAGCTGGGACAAAGTCTGTTGGGCCCACAGAGCAGACATTGGTTTGTGACAAAAGTCTGTCCAGCTGTGTTAACAGACTTTAGTCTTTCTTCCTGTGATATGGGTACAATTAATGAACACTCAGGGAATGGACCAGAGGTCTTTTTCTTTGGTAGGTCTGGATGTAGGCAGGTGAGGGAATGTCAGAGAACAACCTCATCCTGTGCTTATGAGACAGACAAATAATGGAGAGACACGAGGGAGAGGGGAAGCCAGAGAGACCTTGCGGCTTCTTCACAAAGCTTCATATTTTAGGGGTGTTGGTTTCTGAACCCCAACAGGACAATTGTTGAAACTTGAATGGGGTGAGAAGATTAAACCGCAGTCACGTACCAGCATTAACCTAATGACCAGACCCCTGCCATTCCCAGCTCACAGAAATGTAAACTGCTTCGAGTGGGAAGCTGCAAACAAATGCATATTTTGTTTGAGCCTTGGAGGAACTCAGTAAATACTTCttgccttcctccttcttccttcttagaAGGACACCCATGGGAAACATTCCCCTGGGTTCAACTAACATGGTCTGGTGTGGAAAGCATCAGAACCCTGTGAAAAGCATAAAGGACATTTTATTCTTGTCCCTGAGTAGGAGCGTATTTGAGAAGGTTTTGTTTGAGAAGGTTTTGTTTCCTGCTGCCCTGGGGTTGTCTCAGAGGAGGGTCTATAAACATCCATTCACAGTACCTTGGATGTGATTCTCTTTCAAAGCATTCACGAGGAGCCTGGGGCCAGGTTCCTCCTGTGCTTGGCTGGCTTTACCCAGATACAGCTCGGGGACACTGATATTACAAGGTTCTCTAGTGCCAGTCTAGTCTCCTTTAGATTTACAGCTTTTAATTCTAGCACAGTATAACCTCGAGGCAGCTACGGGGTATATCAGAGCCTCCCACAACCAGCAGTCTGTTTCTcctggagtctctttctgtcattcACTATCCatctgtagaaagaaaaaaaaaatccccgcAGTTGCAGATCAGTGTAGATGGGGACATaagtgaaagtgctttgtaaacggTGGGATGGGGAGGTTTTATTGGGTCTCGTTCACAAACAGCCACTTTTCTCATCACAGAGGTCTCCCCAAAAAATCACCCAGGGGAATAAATTCCCACACCAATCATGGAGAAAACCAAAGAACTATTCATCACAAAGATTAAGGCCCTTTTTTTATACCCAGGCcctatgaaataaaaacaagtcaACATGGCTGTTTGGGTggctagagaaagaaagagacagacattaCTTTAGCATTGTCCACACATTCAATTGCACTATGGAGTATTTACAGACCAGGCTCTTAGGAAAACAgggatgaacaaaacagacaagtaCCTGCCCTAGAAAAGCTTACCatctggccgggtacagtggctcatgcctgtaattctagcactttgggaggccaaggcgggtggatcacctgaggtcaggagtttgagaccagcctggccaacatggtgaaaccacatctctactaaaaatacaaaaattagccgggcgtggtggcaggtgcctgtaatcccagctactcaggagcctgaggcaggagaatcacttgaacttgggaggtggaggttgcagtgagccaagattgtgccattgcactccagcctgggtgaaaagaatgaaaatccgtctcaaaaaaaaaaaagagaaagaaaacagaaaggtttACCATGTGATAAAGGAGAGGCAGGTAAATATGTACTAGGCACAGAACACAGTATCTGAAGCCACTGCCTTGTAgttcatttccttccatttttactATGCTAGAGAAGAGattttattatgcccattttattgatgaggaaattaGAGATCAGAGAaatcaatacataaaataatttctttaaaagcacCTAATATAATCGATTGCTTTGCAGCTTTTAGTTCTCTGGTTCCTGTCTACTTCCTGCCTCACAGGTATTCCACTAGTGGCCAGGACCTGGGTTTGACTTCAGATGTCCTGCTTTTCTTATTTGCCCTGCGGGGGCAAAAAGGACTGCCAGACCTCTCTGGCATTCGGAGCAAACAAATTATCTAATAGTCGTAGATGCTGATAGAATGATTAATCAATTCTGGTATTCAAGTGAGTTGCCTCTAATATGTAGGAAACAACTATATCTATTCAAATTCAAAATGAGACCTTCAGAATTCAAAAGACTCTATGTTTAGAATTTTAAATCTCTACTTATCTATGCTTTCTGATTTTTCTGCTCTAGCCCTGTAATAGAGTAGTTAAGCTGACACTTTCTTGCTGTGGGAGCGTGGCTAAGCTATTTCACttctccgagcctcagtttcctcatttgtaagcgTGAGAGAGGGTGTCCAAgagcaacaaaacaaagaatatatataaagccACCGGCACATAGTCTGCACCCCATATAGATGGCTGTTGTCATTTATCACCATGAATCATGTGTTGTCATTGATCACCATGAATCGTGTGTAGGGTCATGGATTTCAAGCTGGAAACTTAAATTCAATTCCTCTTGGGAGACATCTAAAACTCTTGGAACCTGGGTTTCAAATATGAAAGGCAAGTGAGCAACAGCTTTCCTAGGGCAGCACTGGGTATCAGGCTAAGGCAGAGTCACCCCtcagaaagaaagtagaaagaactGGTGCATTAACACTCCTGAGAAATGATTtgaatttctacttttttcttcttttttaaaaataatttaatttagagacagagccttgctatgttgcccagacttatCTCAACTCCTAGCCCCAAGCAATCCCCCCATCTCGGcccccagaagtgctgggattacaggcacgagccactgccccagcctcGAATTTCTAAATAAtgacatatattaaaaaataataaaatctcaatTAACCATGAGGTCCTGAGCCCTGAGTTATGGCACAAGAATGTGGGGGTTGAGTGAGATTTGCCCTTTGccaataagtattttttaattatagttaATGCACTTCCTACTATGAAGGCTGAGGACTGGGCACTCTTTACCACCCTCTCCACATCACTCCATATGCCCCAAATTCCCTCTCCCCCATCATCCTAATATGattatttctcaattttaaaaaatcaaatctggATATGGGTTCAATCATTATGTGgatataattctttctttttaaaagatgaattataTACATTATGGACACCTTAATTTATTAAATCAGTCTATTCACATATTGCTTTTTCTCCAATCTTTTGCTATTGTAATGAATATCCAATATTTGATCTCCGCTTTGAGCACATGTGGGAGTGCTTCTGGAAAATAAATTCCTAGGTGTGAATTTGCTTTAGTAGATGTTGCCAAATTGCCCTCTAACAAGGTTACACGAATTAATATTTCTACGAGACTTGAGAGTGCCTCTTCCTTACACCATCGTCAGCACGGTGTGTTAGCAAACATTTTGATCTTTGCCATTTACATATGTGACTGTTTTCTATTGTAAGAGTTTTGGTGAGCATTACTATGTTAGTCATGTGTCCTAAGGATTGCCTGGTCAAGAAAGGGGAtaatgaaacaatttaaaaatcaggcaCAAGCGGCAgggtctggtggctcacacctgtaatcccagcactttgggaggctgaggcgggcagatcacttgaggccaggagtttgagaccagcctggtcaacatggtgacacccccgtccctactaaaaatgcaaagattagccaggcatggtggcgggtgcctgtaatcccagctattggaaaggctgaggcatgagaattgcttgaatcggagaggaggaggttgcgccaagccgagatggtgccactgcactccagcctgggtgacagaacaagattctgtctcaaaaaataaaaataaataaaaatcaggcaCAAGCTACTGTGTCTGAAACAAAAAGGGGCTGAgggtttgaaaagagaaaaaacaatctaAGGGACATTAAGATGGGATAGAAGCACAGGGAAGAAAGACGCTTTACAAAGACAAACTCACTGGAAAGGAGCTCGTCTTCCAGGGTAAAGTTTCCAATGCTGATTAGATAACCATagggagataaaaataaatggaaattcagAACTGGAAAGAAACATCAGAACTCACGATGTAAACGTGGAGTGCCTGAAAACGTGTGAGTGGAAAGGACACctaacaggaaaaacaaaaactctagtTCTCAGGATTGGGAGACGCCAACCTTCAGTGACTAAGAGAGGCAGGTGAACCAGCAAAGGCGCTAGTTCCATCAGGGCGGGTATTCAGCAGGAACCTTGGGGCAATTGCAGAGGAATGAGTATGCTCAGAAGTTCTGTAGCTTTCATAATGTTCAATTCTTCATTTAAAACTACTAAAGATCATGACTTGACACTGTTGATACCATACAGTTGTGAACAACAGTTCTCAGAAAAGAAATTTGGAGGAAAGAATGTATTCCAGTTAACGGTTTACAGACCAGGGAAGCACAGCCTCTGGTGTAAAAGGAAGGTGTATtccagggaagaaagggaaggctcAGATTTTATAGCAAAAGTTCCCACCCAGGTTTCCAATCAGGTCTGTTTAGGTAAATAAAGGATTCAAATTCACTTAGTTCTGATTGGTTGATACAGCTGAACCCTGATTAGCTGATACAGCTGAGCCCTGATTGCTCATTACAGCTGAGCCCTGATTGGCTGAAGCAGATCTCAAAGATAAAAAGGTGTGAGTTTTCAAGGAACTCAGAAGATGCATGTGACCCCCTAGTCAGTAAATGGCCACTTGGCCTATTTTAAATTTAGACCCAGTAAACCACTCAGGACCCATCTTGAAGGACTGGCTCTTTCAGGGTCACATTTGTTCTCATAGTATATTGAACTATAATCTTATATAGAATTAAGAGTTCCCTTCCCCAAATGCAAGCAATTTAATGTCTCCAAGCCTGTGGGTAAAGGGAGTTTATAAAATCTACCTCATGTCTTTGTCATGCACATTGAACAAGACGATGTAAAATGTTTGGTCCATGACTGCACTTAGTAAATGTTGATTATCCTCAATTCATATGCAGGGATTACTATCCCCATTgtactgatgaagaaactgaggcttgagaaGTCACATGACTTTCCCAAGACCATCAAAATGTAACAGCAATAACCACAGCTGCCATTTTTGAGAACTGACTTTCCCAGGCACTATTTGAGCTACTCTATTATGTTATTTCATCTTCACAGCTGGTACTGCTGGCAAACatagagaaaacaaatataaattaagaTTTCACTAACTTATTTGCCATATTCGTAaggcaaattaatattttaataaaacattgtgCAACGTAAGAATTATGTGTCCTTCATACATGGGGGTAAGCCAGGGTCTACCTTGCTGAGTCACTGGGGCCTGTGTGCATCAGTTCACATCAGATCCCAGAGCTTCAAGCTCAGTGCAACTTAAATTGACAGCCAGggcacattttgattttatgtcCACTCTAAGGAAGAGAGGCTTGTTGGTCAACTGACAAGTATGAATCTGGGGGCCATAAGTTCATCTCAGAAAGTCTCCCACTGTTTGAAAACCCCATGCTTGCTGTCTTGCCCTCACCCGTGTCTATTGAACCCTTCGTGGTATGCAAGCTTGGGCTTTATGAAAGCGAGTCTAACTCTGACATTGAAATAGTGCTGTGTCTTGTCTCCCCAGTCTTCCCACACCTGGTGAAGGAGCTCAACGCAGGCCTTCATGTGATGATTCTGCTGCTCCTCTTCCTGGCCTTGGCCCTGGCTCTGGTCAGCATGGGCTTTGCCATTCTCAACATGATCCAGGTCCCATACCGGGCAGTCAATGGTCCTGGGGGCATCTGCCTATGGAATGTCCTGGCAGGTAAGAAGTCCCTTAGGGAGAGAAAATTACGTCCATACCATCGCAGGGCTGGGCTCCAAGTAGTTGGGCAGAAGGTGTGAAGGAACTAAAATGCCCCATTGGAGCTTTGACTTTCCTGGGTCTAAGACCTTCTTGGTGGGCATGGAATAAAtgtcctctttttccttttttttttttttttttgagacagggtctcactttgtcacccagactggagtgcagtggtgcaatcttagttcactgcagccttgacctcctgggctcaagtgatcttcccacctcaggcccccaagtagctggcagtacaggcaggcaccaccatgcccagctaattttttgtattttttgtacagacagggtttcaccatgttgcccaggctagtctcaaactcctgagctcaagggattcgtctgccttagcctcccaaagtgctcatgAATTTCCTCTTTAAGTTGCAGAGTCTGTCACAACAAAGAACCATCTTATTAGAGTATGTGAATGGCTGAGGGCTTAGGGCAGTGAAGCGAGATCGAGGTGAAAGGAGAAGCCAGAAGACAGAGAGCTGGAAGTAGGGAGAGGTGGGGGCCCTGAGACAGGAAGGAGATTCAGCTGGTGCTGCAGCTAAGGCTAGGAGGAACTCCACAAATGACAGAAGAGAATGGTAGTGTGAACAAGAGGCCATTCGTGAAAGGCTCCTCCATTCAGGCTCTGGGTTGAGAAGGGGAAGTGAGTCCCATCTAGCTGCCAAGGTCTTTGGTgttccccccacacacacttggGCATATTAATGCAGACATGGCTCACTGGCTGTCTCagttctccctcctctcacctccccaacACCTTCACTGCACCATGCCCTTAAACTAGATGCAACTTACTGAGCAACCAGTAAGGGCTGGGCAGGAACCTGGAGATTTTGCATGTATTACTTCATTTAAATCTCACCACATCCCTCTATGAGGTATTATTAGACCcacatttacagatgaagagcctgaggctcagagaagtaaaaCAGTCGCCCCACAATGAGTGGCAGAGGTGGTATTCCAACCTAAGCATAACTGATTCTAAGCTCTTTATTTTTCCACAGATCCATGCTCTCATTTATGACCATCATGACCTATTTTCCAAGGCAAAACTacaagattgtgtgtgtgtgtgtgtgtgtgtgtgcgcatgcatgTTGATTTGGGAGTATATTGATGCACAGAAATTAATTCACATTTAATTATGCACTTAACATATCATCTGTAATGAAAATAACAGAATCCTGTGAAATGAGGGCTGTCACAGAAAACTCAGGTCAAATATTCAAGGTACCATTAGGACAATAATCCCTCACTATGATTACCTTATAcaagaataatataaaaacaggtaatgttattttattatgtattataatatatatcaaTCAATCATTATGTATTTGCCTTTGTTTGCAGATGGTAGCCACCCTGTAGAATTGTTTATATACATGGCTCACCCTTATCAAGACTACAGATGTCTTCCTCATCTGCATGAATCCTCACAGAGGATGTCATGTAAAAAGTGCTCAACTCTGCTTATTAAATAAATCCTTATCTCTGTCCATTTCTTTCCTCAGAGAGATAGCACTCAGGCTCTACTGATGAAAGTATTGGCAACAGGCaaaaaagcctgggcaacatagcaaaatcccatttctacaaaaataaaaaataaaaaaaaattagctgtccgtggtgtcaggtgcctgtagtctcagctgcttgggaactataatcccaacacttagggaggctgaggtgggaggattgcttgagcctgggaggtccaggctgcagtgaaccgtgatcatgccactgcactccagcctcagccaacAGAGCGAAAGcttgtctcaagaaataaaaacaggcaAAGCTTTATGTCTTTTGACAAAACTTTATTTCTTGCCACTGagcttaaaaaaacaacaacaccgTAGTgtcaaaaggcagaaaaaggtgAATAGCCTTTGAATATCTTTTGACTAAACAATTCCATGTTTGGATTTATGCTGAGGAAATACTGGAAAAGAGAACAAGGATGTACATAAAATGGTATTTGCTGTAGCACTTTATAATATCAAAAAATTAGAAGTAATCTAGACATCCAGAAATAAGGTCACACTTATTTAAATTATAGTATGTGACCTTATTTCTATAATTTAGTAGAGACTGCttagtctccactaaaaatacttaCATAAATTATAGTGTGTAGTGCATAAAATATTATGCACTCATTTATAGTCATGCTGtaagcctggcacggtggctcacacctgtaatctctgcacttggggatgctgaggcaggaggattgcttgagctcaggagttcaagaccagcctgggcaacatagtgagacctcatctccacaaacaaacaaaccaacaaaaatcaaaaatcagccaagcatggtggcatgcacccatgatcccagctattcaggaggctgaggcaagaggatcgcttgaacccaggaagtcgaggctgcaatgagccatgatcacgccactgcactccagcctgggtgacagagcaagaccctgtctcaaaaacaaaaataaaaacagacaataaaGTCATTCTGTAACAGAATATGTAACAACACGTAAAAATGTCCcagtgaggggaaaaaaatcaaatttaaaatcaaaGTAAGAACACCATAACACTAATTTTGTTAAAGAGAAAGAAACGTAAAGAAAAACACTAAAATGTTCAAAGTGTTCATGCTGGCTTTTAGGATAAAAGTAAATTTGTTTATGATTTTCTCTGGTGTCCAAATTTTTCTTTGATGAAGATATACTAATCTTTTAAGAAGCATCATAAAtgtgttattaaaaatattaattaaaattgaaaccagaggaagagggggagagagagagaaagagagagagagagagattcctcCCGGAAGGTCAAAGTTTCAAGCAAAACATAGGGAAGTAGTTTGGAATTCTTCCAgttttcccctccctcctttcctttttctatgaATGGTCATCCTTATCCTTAAGCATGGAAGGAGGATAATTAAACAGGAGAGCAACAGTTTTTCTTACATCTTGCCACATAGCCTTCACGGTCTTCATAGAAATGCTAGGATATTTTAGACAATGAACTTCTCCAAATGTGGATCCCTAGGAAGCATGGTACTGGGTAAGGGGAAAAATTGGAagagtgggctgggcacggtggctcacacctgtaattctagcactttgggaggccaaggcgaatggatcacttgaggtcaggagtttgagaccagcctgggcaacatgatgaaaccccgtctctactaaaactacaacaattagccgggtgtggtgacaggcacctgtagtcccagctactcaggaggctgaggcaggagaatggcttgaacccgggaggcagaggttgcagtgagctgacatggcaccactgcactccagcctgggcaatagagcaagactccatctcaaaacaaacaaacaaaaaaaattggaggGGTGGAAATTCAAAGCTGATAAAGCAGATTCTCTCTTTCCCTGCACAATCCTGCCTCTCTCCTTCATACTGTGTAGGTTGTCTCctacttttaaaagcaaattaaaatttacgtcttcctcataatttttttaacccaAAGCAAGTTTGTCACACATGGCACAGAAATGCCACCTCTCATAGAGTTGCAAAAAGGAGCCATGAATGAGGGTGACCTTTTTGGATTTCAGGCGGCGTCGTGGCATTAGCCATCGCCAGCTTCCTGGCTGCAGTGAAATTTCA from Symphalangus syndactylus isolate Jambi chromosome 16, NHGRI_mSymSyn1-v2.1_pri, whole genome shotgun sequence encodes the following:
- the CLRN2 gene encoding clarin-2, with amino-acid sequence MPGWFKKAWYGLASLLSFSSFILIIVALVVPHWVSGKILCQTGVDLVNATDRELVKFIGDIYYGLFRGCKVRQCGLGGRQSQFTIFPHLVKELNAGLHVMILLLLFLALALALVSMGFAILNMIQVPYRAVNGPGGICLWNVLAGGVVALAIASFLAAVKFHDLTERIANFQEKLFQFVVVEEQYEESFWICVASASAHAANLVVVAISQIPLPEIKTKIEEATVTAEDILY